Genomic DNA from Alkalihalobacterium alkalinitrilicum:
ACGCGCTTCGTATAGGCCGCTAGCTGTCGTACCACTTAAATACTCTCCAATGAGAGGGTAGAAGTGAGACATGGAAAATGCTTTTTGTGCTAAAACAATTTTACATCCTGTGCGTTGCATGACCCCATTTAAGATTTGTAAATTTCTTTCAAGAAGTGCTTCATCTACTACATAGCATGGTGTCGGTAGTTCTTCAAATTTCATCTAACGAACAAACTCCAGCTCTTTTTGTTTTGCAGGCTTCCCATCTACTAGCTCAGGATCAAAGCTTTCTTTCCATGGAAGTCCCCATTTGTTTAATGCTTCCATAAATGGATCTGGATCAAATTCTTCAATGTTGTATACGCCTGGTTTGTTCCATTTACCTGTCATTAGCATCATCGCACCAATCATGGCAGGTACGCCAGTTGTATAAGAAACCGCTTGTGAGCCGACTTCTTTAAAGCACGCTTCGTGGTCACAAACATTATATACATAATAAGTTTTGTCCTTACCATCCTTTTTCCCTTGGAATATACAACCGATGTTTGTTTTTCCTTTTGTACGTGGCCCAAGAGTAGCTGGATCTGGTAACAACGCTTTTAAGAACTGAAGCGGTACGATTTGTTTGCCTTCGTATTCAATTGGCTCGATGGACGTTAAACCGACATTTTCAAGGCATTTTAAGTGAGTTAAATAGCTTTCACCAAATGTCATGAAAAAGCGGATACGTTTTAAGCCAGGAATGTTTTCTACAAGAGATTCAAGTTCTTCATGATACAATAAGTACATATCTTTCTCGCCAACTTCAGGGAAGTTGTAGACACGCTTGATTTCCATCGGTTTCGTTTCTACCCATTCACCATTTTCCCAATAACGACCATTCGCAGAAACTTCACGAATGTTGATTTCTGGATTGAAGTTAGTAGCAAACGGATACCCATGGTCTCCAGCATTACAGTCAAGAATATCGATATATTCGATTTCGTCAAAATAATGTTTGAGAGCATAAGCAGAGAAGACTCCAGTTACACCAGGGTCAAATCCACTTCCTAATAGGGCAGTAATCCCAGCTTTTTCAAAACGCTCACGGTATTCCCATTGCCATTTATATTCAAATTTCGCCGTATCTTCTGGCTCGTAATTTGCTGTATCTAAGTAGTTTGTTTTCGTTGCAAGACAAGCATCCATAATCGTTAAGTCTTGATATGGTAGTGCTAAGTTCATTACGACATCGGGTTTAACTTCTTCAATTAAAGCAATAAGCTCATCAACATTATCTGCATCAACTTGTGCAGTAGTAATCTTTGTTTTTCCACCATCTAATTTCGCTTTAAGGTCGTCACATTTTGATTTTGTACGACTTGCGATACAAATTTCTTCAAATACTTCACTGTTTTGTACACATTTGTGGATCGCTACTGATGCTACGCCACCACAACCAATAATAAGTGCTTTTCCCATTCTACAAAACTCCTTACTAAACGAATTTTCAAATTAAAGAGGGGATGTCACAACACACAAGAGTGTATGACTACTTGAGACGTACCCCTAAAGTAACTTTTTGAAACAAAAAAACAAGTGTAACACGCAACACTTGCGCACAACACTTGCTTAAGACATTATCAATCATATTAAAAAGCATAAGTATACTATGATATAGACATATGTATACATCTATCATAAAAGTCCAAAAACAGTATAATAGAAAGCTCTTAATATTCAAAATATATCATAATAGGCTCAGAGTCTATATAGCAAATAATTACTTTTAGCACTCTTATTGACCGTTTCACAAGTTGTTGTGCAAATGCACTGGTTATAAAGTAACCAACTTATAAAATTTGAGCTTTTAACTCAATCAATAAGGCAACTAAGTTGCCAGTCGGCATTAGACCCGGCTGTCCGTATGGCCTTGACTTCCAAATGGAAGTGGTCAGTATTATCTGCATGGAAAGAAGTGATATATGGAATATTTTGCTTTCCAATAATGCTTTTATAGAGTAACAACTAATTTTATAAATTTCAATAGGTAAAATAAAAAAATTTAAAAAAATTTAATGATGGAAAAATTTTTCAGTTTTCACCTTTACTTGTTTTGATGGAGTGAAGAAATTTCTGAATATTTTCATTGTTTTTTGGGTCTGAGTGTTTATTTCTGTCGATGGTTAGCTACTCACTTCTACGTAAGAGTTTTTACAAAACCTGATTAAGTTGTCCCTTTAACACTCCATTTCCGCTATAGTATAGCCAGTTAATTCTTGAATGTCAATGAAAGAAAATCTTTTTAAAATCATCTGTTTTGCTACTTTTCAATCCCTATGTAAAGCCTTTTCCCTCCATGAAGTCATTAGTTTCACAATATGACTCACTCCATCTTTTAGAATGCGTTAAATATACTTATTTAACAGGAGTTTTTTTAGCTGTTTGTGAAAGTTTGAAATGATAATATTGGAGAGAAATACCAATTAATTGTTTGGGAATAACTAAAGAAGTAACCCAAAACGTTTTTACACTTGCAGAAGAATTGCATGTAATTTAACATTATTTTTGAATGATTTCTTATGAGGGGGCGATGGGAAGATGAACGATGAGATTGATAAGGAAAGAATGCCAATGGGTGAACAAAAAGTTATCGTTCAACCAGAGTTTGAATCACAAAAAAATACACCTGAATTAGAGTTGAAGTTAGAGCCACAGCTTGTCGATTACGATACCGTAAAATGTTTTCTCCCTGAAAAGTGGGAAATGCCAAGAAAGGGGAAACTTCTTTATCATGATGAGGAGGTACAAAGTGTATTGAAGTTGCTCACCTTTCAATTAGGTGTTGAAAAGTCACTTGACCAAATTCCTCGCTCTCTTATCGAAGAATATTTATCGCAAAGTAAATCTAATGCGAACAATCAACTGTCTCAAGTTGTTGCTTCACTATCAATTCCAGAAAATGAAGTGATTAATAGTAATTTGAATGAAGAAGATACACCTGATCTCCTTAATGAAGTGTTAACTATTGCGCAAGCGAAGATGTCGAAACCTAGCTTTGAAACATGGTTGGCTAACCTTAAGGGATACAAAGAAATGGATAAAGATACATTAATAATATTAGCAGACAACGAGTTCCAACGTGATTGGGTAGAAACTAGATACAGCAATTTTATTAAAGATATACTTGAAGGAATTACAGGACGAAGATTTACTCTTACGGTTGATGTGAAATCAGCAAATGGTGTGGGTGTATTTAAGTAGGAAAAACATCATAATAATACGTGGATGAGGGGGCTATTCCTACAGTTAGGGACAGGCCCCAATTAGCTCCGAATTTGTTTTTTTATTCGTTCAATATCCATGTCATGTCGACTCGATTGTTCGCGCAAATAATCAATATCATATGAAACATTTGTTATTTTTTTGTCAACTACTTTTAACATCCCAAACACTTCTTGTTGCTGTGCTTCTTCAATACGATCGAGTTGACCTTTCATAGCACTAATATCATTCTTCATGTCTTTAATGTCTTGATTTACATTATTAATATCCTGTTTTAGTTCCTGATGTACATTATTAATATCATGTTTCAGTTCTTGATGTACATTATTAATATCGTGCTTTAGTTCTTTAATCTGTTCCATGAATAAACGAAACATTTCTTCAGTTTTCATTTAAATCACCTCCTCACTTATTATAGCATATTCCTTTTCTGTAACCTCACAAGACTATTAATTTTTACAACATTAGCGCAAGAAAGCCCTTTAATTTATTGATGGTGATGAATTGCGCCCTCTATGAATATACTAAAAAAACATTAAACTGTAGTAATTCATTAGATAATAAACTAATGATATGGTATAATTAGGTATAGTTTAATAGAGGTGATTATGTTGAGTGGATATATTCATAAAGATGGTATCGTTTATAAAAATCAGTATCATATCGTATTTTGTCCTAAGTATAGACGTAAGGTTTTGACAGAAGAAATTGCCTTCGAGTTGAAGAAAGTGTTATACGAAGTAGCGAAAGAAAAAGATGTAACCATTAAATACATAGAAGTTATGCCAGACCATATTCATCTTTTTATCGAATTTGACCCTAGACTATTGCTTCATAAGATCATTAAAGATTTTAAAGGTAGAAGTAGCCGAGTTTTAAGAGAAAAGTTCCCCAAACTAAAGAGCCGACTTCCTTCTCTTTGGACAAGAAGTTATTTCTGTTGTACCGTTGGTCCTATTTCAGAGGACACGATAGAACGTTATATTGAAAATCAGAAAAATGTGTAAAGGTGGTGATTGTATGGCTAAACAATCGTATATTTTAAACCTTCCACTAAAAACGGAAGCATGGCAAGAACATAGGTTGTTTAAACGATTAGAGATGGCTCGAAATATCTATAATGGATGTTTAGGCGAAGTCTTGAAACGTTATAAACGATTAAAACAAGACAAAGGCTTTAAGTATTGGATAAAACAAACGAAGTCAAAAGAACGTACTCAGGCACTTAAACAGTTAAATAAGGGGTACGAATTAAGTGAGTACTCCCTTCATGCGTTTGTGAAGCCGATGCAACATCACTTTAAGAAAAATATAGATGCTCATACTTCTCAAAAAATTGCGACTAGAGCTTGGAAAACATTTGAGAAGTTCATGTATGACAAAAATGCTAAGAAGGTTCATTTTAAACGAAAAGGTGAGCTAGAGTCGGTTGAAGGAAAAACGAACAAAAGTGGTATCCGTTATATGGATGAACATATCCATTGGAATGGTTTAATCATTCCTGTTGTTATTAAAGATCATGATGAATACGCCCATATTGCACTACTTGATAAAATCAAATATTGCCGAATGGTCCGTAAAGTCATCCGTGGAAAAGATCGTTATTTTGTTCAGTTCGTCCTTGATGGTGTTCCGCCTAAGAAAATGGATAAAGCGACGGGTCCATTCAAACAACCACATAACGAAGGGAAAGTTGGGCTAGACATAGGCACTCAAACCATAGCTGTCGTTAGTAAAGATGAAGCCAAACTCCTTGAACTCGCTCCGAATATCAATAACATTGAACGTGAAAAGCGTATTCTTCTCCGAAAATTAGACCGACAACGACGAGCGAATAACCCTCATAAATACAATCCTGATGGAACCATCAAGAGAACGAAGGAAAAATGGATGATCAGTAACAACTACCTCAATACGAAACGTCAGTTAGCAGAACGACAACGTAAAATCGCTGATATTCGTAAGCAAGACCATAACCGTATGGCAAATTGGATATTGTCTTTAGGTGACGATATTAAGGTTGAGACCATGAACTACAAAGGACTTCAAGCAAGGGCAAAACAAACCACCGTAAATAAAAAAACAGGTCGTATCCATCGTAAAAAGCGTTTCGGAAAGTCATTAGCGAATAAGGCTCCTAGTATGTTGTTGACCATTCTTGATAACAAATTAAAGTACGAAGGAAAAGAGCTTCAAGAGATTGACACGTACAAAGTAAAAGCAAGTCAATATAACCATTTTGATCATTCGTATGTGAAAAAGCCTGTGAGCAAGCGTTGGAATGAATTTGAGTGTGGGAAAGTTCAAAGAGATTTGTATAGTGGGTACCTCATTATGAACGTGAAGGACAATTTGAAAGAGATTGATCGAGAGCGATGTGTGGAGTATTGGGCGATATTCAAGGAATTGCACAATAAAGAAATCGAACGCTTAAAGCAAACGAAAACCCTAGCAAGCATGGGCTTGTAGGGCATTCAGTTCAAATAAACGGTTTTGAAACGAGCCGACAGGACGTTAAGGTAGTTCATTAGAACAAGCCTTGTCCATGAAAGTCTAAGGGAACGGAATGAGTATCTATATCAAGCTTTCATAGGTATAGAAGAAGTACCTCAAGTACCTAGAACCCACCGAATTTATTCGTGTGGAGTTTCAGATAAACATTACATTCGTTGTATACCTTATCATGACAAATGAAAATGATAACACAAAAGGTGATACGCTTTTACCTTTTCCTGACAGGTGCTTTCTTCTCATTTATGCTAAAATAATGAAGTCTAATCATCATTTAAGAAATAAAGGAGTACGAAAATGAGTGTAAGTCGTAATGAACCATGTCCATGTGGTAGTGGAAAAAAGTATAAAAAGTGCTGTATGAACAATCAAAATGTCATTCAAATGCATGAAGTGGTGGAAGAACGCTTTAGGCAACAAAAACACAATCTAGTGAAAAAATTAGAAGCATTTGTTGATAAAAACATACCCTATCAAGAGCTGGTTCGTTTGGAATCAGAGTTTAATAAACGTAGTAACTATCAAATCGATCCGAAGGTTAAGCATTCAACTTTTCGATTCTGGTTGTATTTCTTCCATAGATGTGAAAATGGACTGCGGACAATTGAGTGGTTTTCCAATGAAAGTACAACAGCTGATTCCCAAATGGCCAAAACTTGGGTAGAGTTGCAACCGAAGTTACTTCAAGCGGTGGAGTGGAAAGAGAACGTTGTTATGTTTGAAGATATGTTAACGAAGGAACAATACCCAGTTTCTGCGCATTCTGAAAATATTTCAACACCAATACCGTGGTACGGTACATTCGGATTACTTGAATTATTTAATCATACATATTATTTCAACGGAGTGAAAATATTCGTTGGCCCACGACAGGTAAGTCAAGTGGCGACGAAAATACAAGAACTTTCCAAGCAAACAAATCTCTCGCCTCAAGAAGTGATGATGTCGTATTATCCTGAACTGCTAGGTGAATTGCTCTCAGCTCAAAACCAAACAGGCGAGATGCAGGAAAAAGAACTCACTGAATATAAGGTCCTTTATCAAATTGAAAGTACGGCAGACGAAGTCATTTCGTATTTATCGAAACACTTTGAGTTAGATCATCATAAACAAAATGAATATCAATTTAGTTGGATTGGGGAATGGCAACTTTACGAAGATAGTGAATTAGCTATGCCCCTTCGTCTTGGAAAGGTCTACGGAATGATCTCAGTGAAAAATAGAAAGTTACGCTTCGAAAGTATATTAGGAGACCGAGTTTCTGAATTTCAAACGTTACTTGAGAAGAAAGTAGCCGTCAAGCTTTTGAAAGTGGAGGAAAACAAGATAAAGATACCGTTCCATGCCGAAGTTTTAAACATGGTCGTATCGATGGACAAAAGTATTCCACGCTACTTCTCACTGTATGCACAAAATCGGGTGTTGTTAGATGTTAATGCACCAATTCCAATGTATGATCATCATTCTCTACGGTCTTTGATGAAAACAGGTCAGGAAGATGTAGCTGATGTTTGGTTAAAGCAATCAGAATATGATTTGTATAAAAATGTGTACCGCCAGATAGGTGAGGTAGAAGTAACAGCTGATTTTAATACGGTTAGAAAAGAACTCAATTTACCTTTATCACCATTTGTGACGGGGGGCGCTAGCAGAAGCTCAGCCCTTAAAAACGTTAATAACCTTGTTCGAGAAGAAGACATTCCATTTTTAGAAGAGCTTGGTTTCACGCCAACTAGCGTAAACAGCTTTTTTGCCAACGACTTTCTCGAGTTTTATAAAGAAAAAACGGTAGGTAAAAGTGAAGCGACGGTGCGAAAATATCGAGGTAGCTTATTTGATTTACAGTATTTATTAGAACAATCGTCTGTCACGAGCTGGAAAGAATGTAGTCCTACTTTTTGGGAGCATATGATATCCGTACAGTATGTGGACTTATATGAAACGATGAGTAAAACCCAAGTAAAAGATCTATTTAGCTCGTTAAAAGCATTCGCGAAATGGTTAAATGAGCGTTATGAATTCCATCCAGGACAAAATATCTTGAAAGCTATTCAAAGCAAAGAACCAGAGGATCTGTTAGCTGTCGGAGCTAGTCGCTCCTAATAATAGGGACGGTTCCCGATGAATAAAGAGTCGTGGCACCGAAGCTGTCTTTTTTTTCGACCAACGCCCGAATGAGTTAAGACAAGACAAAGACACGATAAGGAACGTAAATTAATAGCATTTTTTACAGCGATACTTAAAATGAAGCATAAAAAGAAAGAGGCTGGGACATAACCAAAAAGCTCAATTTAAAAGCGAATAATAGCAGGTTAAAGAAGCCTATAAATACAAAAATCCGAACTAATTCAAATTCTAACCGAAGAATTTCGAATCGTAGTTCGGATTTTTCTTTGACTAAAGCACTTTTATCCTAGCCTCATTCTCATCCTTTAGTAAGAATAATCGGGGAAAAAGAAAGGAAAGATGATCAAGCAACAATGTTAAATATCTCTTTTTCCTTAATCCAGATTTCTCCACCTTTATTCTAATACTTTAACGTCTTTCCGAAAGAAGTCTCCCTCTTCAAGCGTGTGAAGGGCGTAGCCCAACGGTAAGGGGGAGATGAATTTCGGTTGGGCTTTTTTCTTTTGTCTTTTTTCTCGTTATGTTATAATCAGTCTTATAAAGAATAAGGATTGATATAACAATGAAGTTAGATAGTAATAACCATTCAGTATTCTTGATGTATTATCACCTTGTATTAGTTGTGAAGTATCGAAGAAAGGTCATTGATGATACTATTTCAAACTATGCAAGAGATAAATTCGTGTCGTTGAGTGAGAAATACAATATTACATTAGTCGAGTGGAACCATGATATTGACCATGTACATATTCTTTTCAAAGCACAACCTAATAGTGAATTGTCCAAATTTATCAACGCCTACAAAAGTGCAAGTTCAAGACTCATCAAGAAGGATTTTCCTCATGTTCGTAAAAAGTTGTGGAAAGAAATGTTTTGGTCAAGAAGCTTTTGTTTATTGACTACTGGTGGTTCGCCTATTGAAATGGTGAAAAATTATATTGAAAATCAAGGAATGAAGTGAGGTGATTTGATATGGCTAAACAAAACAAGGCTTATAAGTTTCGACTGTATCCAACAGATGAACAGGCTTTGATGATACGCAAAACTTTTGGTTGCGTTCGTTTTGTCTACAATAAAATGTTAGCCGAACGAAAAGAAACGTACGAAAACCTGAAAGATGATAAAGAAGCATTGGAAAAGGTGAAGCATCCGACTCCTGCTAAATATAAAAAGGAGTTTGCATGGTTAAAAGAAGTAGACTCATTAGCCCTAGCAAATGCACAACTAAACTTGAATAAGGCATACAAAGCATTCTTCAAAGGTAATGCAAAGTTTCCAAAATTCAAAAGTAAGCGACATAACCAAAGCTACACAACGAATGTCGTAAATGGGAATATTCAGTTGTTGGATGGTCATATCAAATTACCGAAACTAAAAATGGTGAAAATCAAACAACATCGAAACATTCCTTCTGACCATACAATCAAATCTTGTACAGTTTCTATGACTTCATCAGGAAAATACTATATTTCCATTCTCACAGAGTACGAAAAAGAGATTAAGAGTAAGGACATTGAAAATGTTGTAGGTTTAGATTTTGAGATGAATGGGTTATTTGTTGATAGTGAAACAGGTAAGAAAGCCAATTACCCACGTTTCTATCGACAAATGATTGATAAATTAGCAATTGAACAACGTAAACTTTCTCGCAAAAAGAAGGGGTCTTCAAATTGGAACAAACAACGTATTCGAGTGGCTAAAATCCAAGAAAAAGTCGCCAATCAACGAAAAAACTACTTACATCATCAATCGAAAGCATTAGTTATATCTTATGATGCGGTTATTATCGAGGACTTGGATATGAAAGGGATGTCACAAGCTCTAAAATTCGGGAAAAGTGTCGCTGATAACGGTTGGGGAATGTTCACTTCTTTCTTACACTACAAGCTAAAAGAACAAGGGAAACAACTTGTCAAAATAGATAAATGGTTCCCATCTACTAAAACTTGTTCGAGTTGTGGTTCGATAAGAGAAATACGATTATCGGAACGTACCTATCAGTGCGATTGTGGGCTAAATCTTGATAGAGATTACAATTCGGCGCTAAATATCAAAAAAGAAGGCATACGCTTATTAGCAACTGCCTAATGCAAATATAAACTCTTGGAACAAGAGGGTTAGCTTGGTCAAATTCGTCAGCTACCAAAAGTGGCGATTACCCAAGAAGCCCCCACTTCAAACAACCCGTAAGGGTGGTAAGTGGTG
This window encodes:
- a CDS encoding RNA-guided endonuclease TnpB family protein encodes the protein MAKQNKAYKFRLYPTDEQALMIRKTFGCVRFVYNKMLAERKETYENLKDDKEALEKVKHPTPAKYKKEFAWLKEVDSLALANAQLNLNKAYKAFFKGNAKFPKFKSKRHNQSYTTNVVNGNIQLLDGHIKLPKLKMVKIKQHRNIPSDHTIKSCTVSMTSSGKYYISILTEYEKEIKSKDIENVVGLDFEMNGLFVDSETGKKANYPRFYRQMIDKLAIEQRKLSRKKKGSSNWNKQRIRVAKIQEKVANQRKNYLHHQSKALVISYDAVIIEDLDMKGMSQALKFGKSVADNGWGMFTSFLHYKLKEQGKQLVKIDKWFPSTKTCSSCGSIREIRLSERTYQCDCGLNLDRDYNSALNIKKEGIRLLATA
- a CDS encoding SEC-C metal-binding domain-containing protein translates to MSVSRNEPCPCGSGKKYKKCCMNNQNVIQMHEVVEERFRQQKHNLVKKLEAFVDKNIPYQELVRLESEFNKRSNYQIDPKVKHSTFRFWLYFFHRCENGLRTIEWFSNESTTADSQMAKTWVELQPKLLQAVEWKENVVMFEDMLTKEQYPVSAHSENISTPIPWYGTFGLLELFNHTYYFNGVKIFVGPRQVSQVATKIQELSKQTNLSPQEVMMSYYPELLGELLSAQNQTGEMQEKELTEYKVLYQIESTADEVISYLSKHFELDHHKQNEYQFSWIGEWQLYEDSELAMPLRLGKVYGMISVKNRKLRFESILGDRVSEFQTLLEKKVAVKLLKVEENKIKIPFHAEVLNMVVSMDKSIPRYFSLYAQNRVLLDVNAPIPMYDHHSLRSLMKTGQEDVADVWLKQSEYDLYKNVYRQIGEVEVTADFNTVRKELNLPLSPFVTGGASRSSALKNVNNLVREEDIPFLEELGFTPTSVNSFFANDFLEFYKEKTVGKSEATVRKYRGSLFDLQYLLEQSSVTSWKECSPTFWEHMISVQYVDLYETMSKTQVKDLFSSLKAFAKWLNERYEFHPGQNILKAIQSKEPEDLLAVGASRS
- a CDS encoding DUF2746 domain-containing protein gives rise to the protein MKTEEMFRLFMEQIKELKHDINNVHQELKHDINNVHQELKQDINNVNQDIKDMKNDISAMKGQLDRIEEAQQQEVFGMLKVVDKKITNVSYDIDYLREQSSRHDMDIERIKKQIRS
- a CDS encoding DnaA N-terminal domain-containing protein, with translation MNDEIDKERMPMGEQKVIVQPEFESQKNTPELELKLEPQLVDYDTVKCFLPEKWEMPRKGKLLYHDEEVQSVLKLLTFQLGVEKSLDQIPRSLIEEYLSQSKSNANNQLSQVVASLSIPENEVINSNLNEEDTPDLLNEVLTIAQAKMSKPSFETWLANLKGYKEMDKDTLIILADNEFQRDWVETRYSNFIKDILEGITGRRFTLTVDVKSANGVGVFK
- a CDS encoding saccharopine dehydrogenase family protein, whose translation is MGKALIIGCGGVASVAIHKCVQNSEVFEEICIASRTKSKCDDLKAKLDGGKTKITTAQVDADNVDELIALIEEVKPDVVMNLALPYQDLTIMDACLATKTNYLDTANYEPEDTAKFEYKWQWEYRERFEKAGITALLGSGFDPGVTGVFSAYALKHYFDEIEYIDILDCNAGDHGYPFATNFNPEINIREVSANGRYWENGEWVETKPMEIKRVYNFPEVGEKDMYLLYHEELESLVENIPGLKRIRFFMTFGESYLTHLKCLENVGLTSIEPIEYEGKQIVPLQFLKALLPDPATLGPRTKGKTNIGCIFQGKKDGKDKTYYVYNVCDHEACFKEVGSQAVSYTTGVPAMIGAMMLMTGKWNKPGVYNIEEFDPDPFMEALNKWGLPWKESFDPELVDGKPAKQKELEFVR
- a CDS encoding RNA-guided endonuclease TnpB family protein yields the protein MAKQSYILNLPLKTEAWQEHRLFKRLEMARNIYNGCLGEVLKRYKRLKQDKGFKYWIKQTKSKERTQALKQLNKGYELSEYSLHAFVKPMQHHFKKNIDAHTSQKIATRAWKTFEKFMYDKNAKKVHFKRKGELESVEGKTNKSGIRYMDEHIHWNGLIIPVVIKDHDEYAHIALLDKIKYCRMVRKVIRGKDRYFVQFVLDGVPPKKMDKATGPFKQPHNEGKVGLDIGTQTIAVVSKDEAKLLELAPNINNIEREKRILLRKLDRQRRANNPHKYNPDGTIKRTKEKWMISNNYLNTKRQLAERQRKIADIRKQDHNRMANWILSLGDDIKVETMNYKGLQARAKQTTVNKKTGRIHRKKRFGKSLANKAPSMLLTILDNKLKYEGKELQEIDTYKVKASQYNHFDHSYVKKPVSKRWNEFECGKVQRDLYSGYLIMNVKDNLKEIDRERCVEYWAIFKELHNKEIERLKQTKTLASMGL
- the tnpA gene encoding IS200/IS605 family transposase; translated protein: MKLDSNNHSVFLMYYHLVLVVKYRRKVIDDTISNYARDKFVSLSEKYNITLVEWNHDIDHVHILFKAQPNSELSKFINAYKSASSRLIKKDFPHVRKKLWKEMFWSRSFCLLTTGGSPIEMVKNYIENQGMK
- the tnpA gene encoding IS200/IS605 family transposase gives rise to the protein MLSGYIHKDGIVYKNQYHIVFCPKYRRKVLTEEIAFELKKVLYEVAKEKDVTIKYIEVMPDHIHLFIEFDPRLLLHKIIKDFKGRSSRVLREKFPKLKSRLPSLWTRSYFCCTVGPISEDTIERYIENQKNV